A section of the Solitalea canadensis DSM 3403 genome encodes:
- a CDS encoding recombinase family protein has protein sequence MNAIGYMRLSVRDQSRYSLEYQEQSIRDYCTRNNLVLTALFKDNGESSYTFDRPDYKAVETFIKKHKGQNQYFIIMDHDRFSRNLAEALMKISELETKYHIKVIATHESVDIDTNDPTVFMQRAFRYLLANEELLRIRKRTRDGMRQAQQSGRYLGLAPFGYTNSKDSDGKAVLLVDDKHALIIQTIFMEYLSGTPINEIQKRAKEKGFSRNGNSAIRRVLSNSVYAGLIKVVAEKNKPEKYVKGLHIPIINSADFWKVQEKLGNIKPLKTQLRDDFPLRGVLRCWCGKHMTAGFSKGKNKYYLYYRCREHSSVNIPGIVLHEQFEKLLKILSFSQDQVDYITKQCLKRLKDSTKDIESQQASRLKQLEEINRKLDKLEGRLMEDEIDSATYKKWHKKYSYEKVLITEEISQLTKKENSDWEQKIKKVLPELTRLNEIYEIASLHNKQSLIREVFKHDLTYSDGAFRTPLVNHLFSCNSLKANEKGLLFIEQPSVVWESVPCGSGDGS, from the coding sequence ATGAATGCTATTGGCTATATGCGATTAAGTGTAAGAGATCAATCTCGTTATTCACTGGAGTATCAGGAACAGAGTATACGCGATTATTGCACCCGTAATAATCTTGTATTGACAGCCTTGTTTAAAGATAATGGAGAAAGTAGTTATACATTTGATCGCCCCGACTATAAAGCCGTAGAAACATTCATTAAGAAACATAAGGGTCAAAACCAATATTTTATTATAATGGATCATGACCGCTTCAGTAGAAATCTTGCTGAAGCATTAATGAAAATAAGTGAGCTTGAAACTAAATATCATATTAAAGTAATAGCAACGCATGAATCCGTTGATATTGACACAAATGATCCTACTGTTTTTATGCAGCGTGCTTTTCGTTATCTATTAGCCAATGAAGAATTGCTAAGGATTAGAAAAAGAACCCGAGATGGAATGCGTCAAGCCCAACAATCGGGTAGATATTTAGGGTTAGCCCCCTTTGGTTATACAAATTCAAAGGATTCCGATGGCAAAGCAGTATTGTTGGTTGACGATAAGCACGCTTTAATAATCCAAACTATTTTCATGGAGTACCTTTCTGGTACACCTATCAACGAAATTCAAAAAAGAGCTAAGGAAAAAGGTTTCTCCAGAAATGGTAATAGTGCAATAAGAAGAGTTTTAAGTAATTCCGTATATGCAGGATTAATAAAGGTTGTAGCAGAAAAGAATAAACCTGAAAAATATGTAAAAGGGCTGCATATACCTATTATTAACAGTGCTGATTTTTGGAAGGTTCAAGAAAAACTGGGGAATATTAAGCCCCTAAAAACACAGCTGCGAGATGATTTTCCATTGCGTGGTGTTCTTAGATGCTGGTGTGGTAAACACATGACTGCCGGATTTTCAAAAGGAAAAAACAAATACTATCTATATTATAGATGTAGAGAACACAGCTCAGTTAATATCCCAGGCATAGTTTTACATGAACAGTTTGAAAAATTGTTAAAGATTTTAAGTTTTTCTCAAGATCAGGTTGATTATATAACCAAACAATGTTTAAAGCGTTTGAAAGATTCAACCAAAGATATTGAAAGTCAACAAGCCTCAAGGTTAAAGCAACTTGAAGAAATTAACCGCAAACTCGACAAGTTAGAAGGAAGGTTAATGGAAGATGAAATTGATAGTGCAACTTATAAAAAGTGGCATAAGAAATATTCTTACGAGAAAGTATTAATTACAGAGGAGATTAGTCAATTGACCAAAAAGGAAAATTCTGATTGGGAACAGAAAATTAAGAAAGTTTTGCCTGAGTTAACAAGACTGAATGAGATATATGAAATCGCATCCCTTCACAATAAACAATCTTTAATACGTGAGGTGTTCAAACATG